In the genome of Nocardioides seonyuensis, one region contains:
- a CDS encoding L-erythro-3,5-diaminohexanoate dehydrogenase: MDVSTTLQAGDPTGLHRVLAPHGVLPQTAERLDTRHELWPDEVRVRVERLNLDAASFRQLERKHHGDGAAVRSEVLDIVSARGKMQNPETGSGGMLVGVVEEVGPESPLGLAVGDRIATLVSLTLTPLVITDDLAGWDGRGEQVPCEGYAVLFGRSIAAVVPDDLDPALSLSVMDVCGAPALTARHVAAYDAPVVAVIGAAGKSGSLCLAAARRAGARRTIGVVPHDAEAALLRGADIADEVVIADATDPVALRDAVTTAGGPADITVVCVDVPGCEGGAILATADGGTVIFFSMATSFSAAALGAEGLAADVTMLVGNGYVPGHAQAALDLLRAEPGVRSLFERRL; this comes from the coding sequence GTGGACGTGTCAACGACTCTGCAAGCAGGAGACCCGACCGGGTTGCACCGGGTGCTGGCTCCGCACGGGGTGCTGCCCCAGACCGCCGAGCGCCTCGACACCCGGCACGAGCTGTGGCCCGACGAGGTGCGCGTGCGCGTCGAGCGCCTCAACCTCGACGCGGCGTCGTTCCGCCAGCTGGAGCGCAAGCACCACGGCGATGGGGCCGCCGTGCGGTCCGAGGTGCTCGACATCGTCTCCGCCCGCGGCAAGATGCAGAACCCCGAGACCGGTTCGGGCGGCATGCTGGTGGGCGTCGTCGAGGAGGTCGGGCCCGAGTCGCCGCTGGGCCTCGCGGTCGGTGACCGGATCGCGACCCTGGTCAGCCTCACCCTGACGCCGCTCGTCATCACCGACGACCTCGCCGGCTGGGACGGACGCGGCGAGCAGGTGCCGTGCGAGGGCTACGCGGTGCTCTTCGGGCGGTCGATCGCCGCGGTGGTCCCCGACGACCTGGACCCCGCACTCTCGCTCAGCGTGATGGACGTCTGCGGAGCCCCCGCACTGACCGCTCGACACGTGGCGGCGTACGACGCCCCGGTCGTCGCGGTCATCGGGGCGGCCGGCAAGTCCGGCTCCCTGTGCCTGGCCGCCGCGAGGCGGGCCGGTGCCCGCCGCACGATCGGTGTGGTGCCGCACGACGCGGAGGCAGCCCTGCTTCGCGGGGCAGACATCGCCGACGAGGTGGTGATCGCCGACGCCACCGACCCGGTCGCGCTCCGCGACGCGGTCACCACAGCCGGTGGCCCGGCGGACATCACGGTGGTCTGCGTGGACGTGCCGGGGTGCGAGGGCGGTGCCATCCTGGCGACCGCCGACGGCGGCACGGTGATCTTCTTCTCGATGGCGACGTCGTTCTCGGCAGCGGCGTTGGGGGCAGAGGGGCTCGCCGCCGACGTCACGATGCTGGTCGGGAACGGCTACGTGCCGGGCCACGCCCAGGCAGCGCTCGACCTCCTGCGCGCCGAGCCCGGCGTCCGGTCGCTCTTCGAGAGGCGGCTGTGA